In one Phycisphaerae bacterium genomic region, the following are encoded:
- a CDS encoding DUF192 domain-containing protein — translation MRIPKSRNGRITLTVLVLFVLTVAGVLAALTIGEYTGEGVIRVAINGRTFTAEIADAPETLKLGLMFRNSLPERHGMLFVFPDAAPRAFWMKNTLIPLDIIFIGADRRILNVETLQAQSEKRAYSAGPARYTLELAARSAQRYGLEPGMPVEFDLPERLHSSKEQP, via the coding sequence ATGCGGATCCCTAAGTCCCGCAACGGACGAATCACGCTGACCGTGCTGGTGCTGTTCGTTCTGACGGTTGCCGGCGTGCTGGCGGCCCTGACGATCGGCGAATACACCGGCGAAGGCGTCATCAGGGTCGCCATCAACGGCCGGACCTTCACCGCCGAAATCGCCGATGCGCCGGAGACGCTGAAGCTCGGGTTGATGTTCCGCAACTCGCTGCCGGAGCGCCACGGCATGCTCTTTGTCTTTCCCGACGCCGCCCCTCGGGCGTTCTGGATGAAGAACACCCTGATCCCGCTGGATATCATCTTCATCGGCGCCGACCGCAGGATCCTGAACGTCGAGACGCTCCAGGCGCAAAGCGAAAAGCGGGCCTACTCGGCCGGTCCGGCCCGTTATACCCTCGAACTGGCCGCCCGGTCGGCCCAGCGTTACGGCCTGGAACCCGGCATGCCGGTCGAATTCGACCTGCCCGAACGGCTGCATTCATCCAAGGAGCAACCGTGA
- a CDS encoding DUF4380 domain-containing protein has protein sequence MNATLMIALLLSSPAIHSRQTAGSAADTIDYLGWKNCHRLANDRAELIVVPQIGRAAVFRLKDGPNAFWFDEKSGGRTRTVTDPYINFGGLYTWLAPEKHWSSTPQQAAGNGFFPPLDCLPHQVKQAGPRSVTIACRDEGKYNLTIEKTYRLDEKQPCFHYTVTLANHNAVPVRWSVWNLAGARAEGKVVFEAPGGVGSFKYIMNAEGSPEHYQTHTRFAGPLAVVDFAARGRRNNAYVPPAGRFCAHAMPDAWLVRTFPTPKPTELFTDNHSQIELWVDGDFREIEIVSPESKIEPGESLSWTETFTLVPIADLACPDDPDQLPAAVARLLDRCPSPPNAAP, from the coding sequence ATGAACGCCACGCTCATGATCGCCCTGCTGCTGAGCTCTCCCGCAATCCACAGCCGCCAGACGGCCGGCTCCGCCGCCGATACGATCGACTACCTCGGCTGGAAGAACTGCCACCGCCTGGCCAACGACCGGGCGGAGTTGATCGTCGTCCCGCAGATCGGCCGGGCCGCCGTCTTTCGCCTCAAGGACGGGCCAAATGCCTTCTGGTTCGACGAGAAGAGCGGCGGCCGGACCCGCACCGTCACCGATCCTTACATCAACTTCGGCGGCCTCTACACCTGGCTGGCGCCCGAGAAGCACTGGTCGTCCACGCCTCAGCAAGCAGCGGGCAACGGTTTCTTCCCGCCGCTCGATTGTCTGCCGCACCAGGTCAAACAGGCCGGTCCGCGAAGCGTCACCATCGCCTGCCGCGACGAGGGCAAATACAATCTGACGATCGAGAAGACCTATCGCCTGGACGAAAAGCAGCCGTGCTTCCACTACACGGTGACTCTCGCCAACCACAACGCCGTTCCCGTTCGCTGGTCGGTATGGAATCTGGCCGGTGCGAGGGCGGAGGGCAAGGTCGTCTTCGAAGCTCCCGGCGGCGTCGGCAGTTTCAAGTACATCATGAACGCGGAAGGCTCGCCCGAGCACTACCAGACCCACACGCGGTTCGCCGGCCCGCTGGCCGTGGTCGATTTCGCCGCCCGCGGCCGCCGCAACAACGCCTACGTGCCTCCGGCCGGGCGGTTCTGCGCCCACGCGATGCCCGATGCCTGGCTGGTCCGCACCTTCCCCACCCCCAAACCAACCGAGCTGTTCACCGACAACCATTCCCAGATCGAACTCTGGGTCGACGGCGATTTCCGCGAGATCGAGATCGTCTCGCCCGAATCGAAGATCGAGCCCGGCGAGTCGTTGTCGTGGACCGAGACGTTCACGCTCGTACCGATTGCCGATCTCGCATGTCCCGACGATCCGGATCAGCTTCCCGCCGCCGTCGCGAGACTCCTGGACCGTTGCCCGTCGCCGCCGAACGCCGCGCCGTAA
- a CDS encoding DUF4380 domain-containing protein has protein sequence MAKRIALPVLICGLLIGCAQPQRHSLETVSRYDRGRARGVVRTDYLGWDNCYKITNGQAEVVIVPAIGRAASFRFHQGENVFLFYEKHGGRLRDELSQYTNFGGLYTWLAPQVHWSKTEDQQRCRVGMATPFDGLDSEVVAIDHYSVTIARRDSGTYGLTMEKTYTLDPVKPQLTYRVRVFNDNPVPVRWSVWNLIAPRPEGKVVVEAPNGWDDFHFLFRTEDSAQKFRPYVGFVDGLAVMNFDAMDLKERKAFIHPAGRYVAHAMRDVWLLRTFLPPAPGMLFTDNDSQIEIWADTPFFEIETLSPEVLIYPGSEYEWQEVLTLHPTGRTPFPSSPWKLRKVIEEILPKEPFIPEPPAATQPAKPKRKSKGDVAGTI, from the coding sequence ATGGCCAAACGCATCGCACTGCCCGTTCTGATCTGCGGCCTGCTGATCGGATGCGCCCAGCCGCAACGCCACAGCCTCGAAACCGTCAGCCGCTACGATCGCGGCCGGGCTCGCGGCGTCGTCCGCACCGATTACCTCGGCTGGGACAACTGCTACAAGATCACCAACGGTCAGGCCGAGGTCGTCATCGTGCCGGCCATCGGACGGGCCGCCTCGTTCCGGTTCCACCAGGGCGAGAACGTCTTCCTGTTCTACGAGAAGCACGGCGGCCGGCTCCGGGACGAACTGAGCCAGTACACGAACTTCGGCGGCCTCTACACCTGGCTGGCCCCTCAGGTCCACTGGTCCAAGACCGAAGACCAACAGCGCTGCCGGGTCGGCATGGCCACGCCGTTTGACGGGCTGGACTCCGAGGTCGTGGCGATCGACCACTACAGCGTCACCATCGCCCGCCGCGACAGCGGCACCTACGGCCTGACGATGGAGAAGACCTACACGCTCGATCCCGTCAAGCCGCAGCTTACCTACCGCGTCCGCGTGTTCAACGACAATCCGGTGCCCGTGCGGTGGTCGGTGTGGAACCTGATCGCCCCGCGTCCGGAGGGCAAGGTCGTCGTGGAGGCGCCCAACGGATGGGACGATTTCCACTTCCTGTTCAGAACCGAGGACTCAGCCCAGAAGTTCCGGCCGTACGTCGGCTTCGTCGACGGCCTGGCCGTCATGAACTTCGACGCCATGGACCTCAAGGAGCGAAAGGCCTTCATCCACCCCGCCGGCCGCTACGTCGCCCACGCCATGAGAGACGTCTGGCTGCTCCGCACGTTCCTCCCGCCGGCGCCGGGCATGCTGTTCACCGACAACGACTCGCAGATCGAGATCTGGGCCGACACGCCGTTCTTCGAGATCGAAACCCTCTCACCGGAAGTCCTGATCTACCCCGGTAGCGAATACGAGTGGCAGGAGGTCCTCACCCTCCATCCGACCGGCCGGACCCCGTTCCCGAGCAGTCCGTGGAAACTCCGGAAAGTCATCGAGGAGATACTGCCGAAGGAACCGTTCATCCCGGAACCGCCGGCGGCCACCCAACCGGCCAAGCCCAAACGAAAGTCCAAAGGCGACGTGGCCGGGACCATCTGA